The DNA sequence TAGGAAGAACGGGCAGGGCGGGAAGGAAAGGTCGCGCATTTACCTTTGTTGTAGGGAGAGAGATTTATCAAATAAAGGATATACAACGATATGCAAAGACGAAAATTACACCTCAAAAGATTCCTTCTCTCAGTGACGTAGAAGAAATTAAAACAAATTTGCTTTTAGGGAAAGTAAAAGAAACAATTGATGAAGGGCATTTAGGGAAATACATTCACTGGGTTGAAAGTCTGGCTGGTGAAGATTATACCTCTATAGATATTGCCGCATCTTTATTAAAAATAATTATAGGGGAAAAGAGTAAACAAACATCAGCACAAGAGGAAGATTTTAGAGATACGGGACCCGCAACATCAGAAATGGTGAGACTGTTTATTAATGCGGGGAGCAAGCAGAAAGTGCAAGTTAAGGATATTGTAGGAAGCATTGCTGGTGAAACAGGTCTTTCCGGCAAGATGATCGGAGCTGTTGATATTTTTGACAATTATACTTTTGTAGAGGTACCGAAAGAGTACGCAGAAGATATCCAGGATGTTATGAAAGATATTAAAATCAAAGGGAAGAAGATTATTATAGAACCTGCCAGCCAAAAAACAACCGGAA is a window from the Candidatus Jettenia sp. genome containing:
- a CDS encoding DbpA RNA binding domain-containing protein produces the protein MVRLFINAGSKQKVQVKDIVGSIAGETGLSGKMIGAVDIFDNYTFVEVPKEYAEDIQDVMKDIKIKGKKIIIEPASQKTTGTASQKSYGKKGRRRRK